Proteins from a single region of Campylobacter sp. RM16704:
- a CDS encoding helix-turn-helix domain-containing protein, with protein sequence MKVVNRINEILKEKNISKKELANRLINLGMRANKTGEIPTLSSIYAYLNGNIDIKADMIPFIADALGVFEQELFSDKKEENFKIVRKLYKNKISHQNYSNLLELLEFLSPKNLEILEEILLQNKAKSLEISSLLRKNL encoded by the coding sequence ATGAAAGTTGTCAATAGAATCAATGAAATTTTAAAAGAGAAAAACATCAGCAAAAAAGAACTAGCTAATCGCTTAATAAATTTAGGAATGAGAGCAAATAAAACAGGAGAAATTCCTACACTTTCAAGTATTTATGCTTACTTAAATGGAAATATCGACATAAAAGCAGATATGATACCTTTTATTGCTGATGCTTTAGGGGTTTTTGAACAAGAGCTTTTCAGTGATAAAAAAGAAGAAAATTTTAAAATTGTCCGCAAACTTTATAAAAACAAAATTTCTCACCAAAACTATAGCAATCTCTTAGAACTTCTTGAATTTCTTTCGCCAAAGAATTTAGAAATTTTAGAAGAAATTTTACTTCAAAATAAAGCAAAAAGTTTAGAAATCAGCTCTTTGCTTAGAAAAAATCTTTAG
- a CDS encoding glycosyltransferase, giving the protein MAKLSIIIPFGTSKERPYIKERVINKANEYKSDDLIEYIFVEGFSSLEHNELKSLIESKGHRYFKDEIQQINKAFSLGQCRNLGIINAKSDVVMSLDVDCVISEKNLENILELISIKEIDKNPNAFLVLPCVFLNEFGTEFYLNQNFYNKDIFFKNDLISGKREFVKYSL; this is encoded by the coding sequence TTGGCAAAATTATCTATCATCATTCCTTTTGGCACAAGTAAAGAGCGTCCTTATATCAAAGAAAGAGTGATAAACAAGGCAAATGAATATAAAAGTGATGATTTAATCGAATATATTTTTGTAGAAGGTTTTTCATCTTTAGAACACAATGAGCTTAAAAGTCTTATTGAAAGTAAAGGACATCGTTATTTTAAAGATGAAATACAGCAAATCAATAAGGCTTTTTCACTAGGACAATGTAGAAATTTAGGCATTATTAATGCAAAAAGTGATGTAGTAATGTCCTTGGATGTTGATTGTGTGATAAGCGAAAAAAATTTAGAAAATATTTTAGAGTTAATAAGTATAAAAGAAATAGATAAAAATCCTAATGCTTTTTTGGTCTTACCTTGTGTATTTTTAAATGAATTTGGAACTGAATTTTATTTAAATCAAAATTTTTACAATAAAGATATATTTTTTAAAAATGATCTCATTAGCGGAAAACGAGAATTTGTTAAATATTCTTTATGA
- a CDS encoding fumarate reductase iron-sulfur subunit: MSRKLTIRAFKYNPLSKISKPHFVTYELEETPFMTIFVCLTQIREKMDADLSFDFVCRAGICGSCAMMINGKPKLACKTLTKDYPDGVIELMPLPAFRHIKDLSVNTGEWFDGMCKRVESWVHNEKETDISKLEERIEPEVADETFELDRCIECGICVASCATKLMRPDFIAATGLLRTARYLQDPHDHRTIEDFYELVGDDDGVFGCMSLLACEDNCPKELPLQSKIAYMRRQLVAQRDK; encoded by the coding sequence ATGAGTAGAAAATTAACAATAAGAGCATTTAAGTATAACCCATTAAGTAAAATTTCTAAGCCTCATTTTGTTACTTATGAGCTTGAAGAAACTCCATTTATGACAATTTTTGTGTGTTTAACTCAAATTAGAGAAAAAATGGATGCAGATTTGAGTTTTGACTTTGTTTGTAGAGCAGGGATTTGTGGAAGCTGTGCTATGATGATTAACGGTAAGCCAAAACTTGCTTGTAAAACTTTAACAAAAGATTATCCAGATGGCGTTATAGAGCTCATGCCTTTACCAGCATTTAGACACATTAAAGATTTAAGTGTTAATACAGGCGAGTGGTTTGATGGTATGTGTAAACGCGTTGAAAGTTGGGTACATAATGAAAAAGAAACAGATATTTCAAAACTTGAAGAGCGTATTGAACCAGAAGTAGCTGATGAGACTTTTGAGCTTGATCGTTGTATAGAGTGCGGAATTTGTGTTGCTTCTTGTGCGACTAAATTAATGAGACCTGATTTTATTGCAGCTACCGGTCTTTTAAGAACAGCTAGATATTTACAAGATCCACATGATCATAGAACCATAGAAGATTTTTATGAATTAGTAGGTGATGATGATGGTGTATTTGGATGTATGTCTTTACTTGCTTGTGAAGATAATTGTCCAAAAGAACTACCTTTACAAAGTAAAATCGCTTACATGAGAAGACAGCTTGTCGCTCAAAGAGACAAATAA
- a CDS encoding dynamin family protein: MQSDLINEFLKAYENAYCKSFDDSFEGKILAIKNAFLEPSLHLNDTFLKDLEMIIASYKKAVNVAIIGQFSSGKSTLLNLILQKECLPTGVVPVTFKPTFLRYAKEYFLRVEYEDGSDEVVDISELSKFSDQRNKLKETKSLHLFAPIELLKNITLIDTPGLNANDIDTLTTFKELSFMHSAIWLSLIDNAGKKSEEDAIKANAKLLERGGICVLNQKDKLSQEELENVLNYAHLVFDKYFEKIIAISCKEAKFDLQKSNLPLLYEYLQELDYERIKKDFIKEKLSDLCELLSNQYNLFQNALEQLELKFNAILQTFEANELEQKIKILNHNCLDKLKLVGEKISQEILKFIKEKDSSYYKEAKGLFKKNLYEKIAYKAPYLSSDDAFLAMFYHSETMNKEFKKLKNEIALEFSQIKDDFSQLFTNLEEQILLFKAQFSNLQKENALESEKEFASFRSFASASEEFFVKDFKQLLFKSQLELDLFLEKLNLKALANYESATKLTLGFFSAKMNASKEFYELDSTEFSLYHPKASEVHQRVLTELNVYEFEDLLLNKPVVLKIYKNYVQSFIDFIEAKRQIILNLKNEFETKKSMISSIKLQISKL; encoded by the coding sequence ATGCAAAGTGATTTGATTAATGAATTTTTAAAAGCTTACGAAAATGCTTATTGTAAAAGTTTTGATGATAGTTTTGAAGGAAAAATCCTTGCGATAAAAAATGCCTTTTTAGAGCCAAGTTTGCATTTAAACGATACTTTTCTTAAAGATCTTGAAATGATTATAGCTAGTTATAAAAAAGCTGTTAATGTAGCTATTATAGGGCAGTTTTCTAGTGGTAAATCTACGCTTTTAAATTTAATTTTGCAAAAAGAATGTTTGCCAACAGGTGTGGTTCCTGTTACCTTTAAGCCTACTTTTTTGCGTTATGCTAAGGAGTATTTTTTAAGAGTTGAATATGAAGATGGTAGTGATGAGGTTGTAGATATAAGTGAGCTTTCTAAATTTAGTGATCAAAGAAATAAACTAAAAGAAACCAAAAGTTTGCATCTTTTTGCACCTATTGAGCTTTTAAAAAATATTACTTTGATAGATACTCCAGGGCTTAATGCAAATGATATTGATACGCTAACTACTTTTAAAGAACTTTCTTTTATGCATAGTGCAATTTGGCTTAGTTTGATTGATAATGCGGGTAAAAAAAGTGAAGAAGATGCCATAAAAGCAAATGCTAAGCTTTTAGAGCGTGGTGGAATTTGTGTGCTTAATCAAAAAGATAAACTAAGTCAAGAAGAGCTAGAAAATGTTTTAAACTATGCACATTTAGTGTTTGATAAATATTTTGAAAAAATCATAGCAATTTCATGCAAAGAAGCAAAGTTTGATTTACAAAAGTCAAATTTGCCTTTGCTTTATGAGTATTTGCAGGAGCTTGATTATGAGCGTATTAAAAAAGATTTTATCAAAGAAAAGCTTAGTGATTTGTGTGAGCTTTTATCAAATCAATATAATTTGTTTCAAAATGCTCTAGAGCAACTAGAGCTTAAATTTAACGCTATTTTACAAACTTTTGAAGCAAATGAGCTTGAACAAAAAATTAAGATTTTAAATCACAATTGTTTAGATAAATTAAAATTAGTGGGTGAAAAAATCTCCCAAGAAATTTTAAAATTTATTAAAGAAAAAGATAGTAGTTATTACAAAGAAGCTAAGGGTTTGTTTAAGAAAAATCTTTATGAGAAAATTGCTTATAAAGCACCGTATCTTTCAAGTGATGATGCATTTTTGGCTATGTTTTATCACTCTGAAACAATGAATAAAGAATTTAAAAAGCTAAAAAATGAAATTGCTTTAGAATTTAGTCAAATTAAAGATGATTTTTCACAACTTTTTACTAATTTAGAAGAACAAATTTTGCTTTTTAAAGCACAATTTTCAAATTTACAAAAAGAAAATGCTTTGGAGAGTGAAAAAGAATTTGCTAGTTTTAGAAGTTTTGCTAGTGCTAGTGAGGAATTTTTTGTAAAAGATTTTAAGCAGTTGTTGTTTAAAAGTCAGCTAGAACTTGATTTATTTTTAGAAAAACTTAATCTAAAAGCATTGGCAAATTATGAAAGTGCTACTAAGCTTACTTTGGGATTTTTTAGTGCTAAAATGAATGCAAGTAAAGAATTTTACGAGCTTGATAGTACAGAATTTAGCTTATACCATCCAAAAGCAAGTGAAGTTCATCAAAGAGTATTAACCGAGCTTAATGTCTATGAGTTTGAAGACTTGCTGTTAAATAAGCCTGTGGTTTTGAAAATTTATAAAAATTATGTGCAAAGTTTTATTGATTTTATCGAAGCTAAAAGGCAGATTATTTTAAATTTAAAAAACGAATTTGAGACTAAAAAATCAATGATTTCTAGCATCAAACTTCAAATTTCTAAACTTTAA
- a CDS encoding dynamin family protein: protein MSLKETNNPSPQEKGAFKTLLKQIWQNHSVYLDINTLFDESLVDTQKAAIILSTNLDNYERFSALNEFKNLMKSLNLRLDLYSIQYAQVCFINALNLGILDKNELLKALEKLQKITDNTLVYTFVSNQIVIQKDYKQEVKNSHQTLDYINQNLQELCEDVKVQKLLQDALLKFSNIDFSIAVTGVVNAGKSSMLNALLKKDFLGVSNVPETANLTILKYGQNQRAKIYFWDNQEWQNILISSKDNQDMQELIKQLEQNFNLNEYIEKENKNIEINFDELKNYTSAKNKISALIKKIELFSTLDFLKDNVYIVDTPGLDDVIIQRELLTKDFIKKADFLIHLMNASQSLSQKDCDFIIECLLTSRVSKLLIVLTKADLLSQKDLQEVIGYTKNKLKNTLMQKQLNQELLDSVNFVCISSKLANDFYQNKGGNLEQSNILTLQEQIAKSLYSKNKIALNAYKKELLLHLEKIEEKINFSNKILNYENFELDKQNKTIIDDFKSKKEKLNQVKAELNAIFNTKNENTQEVLTLLHLLAKKLKEKLIDELKYNQNNKIKNNTQRLNTIIDTTLKDGIFDLLRELKYQSEYKISEIKNILSIKYDFLKDILEQNCDDFKSKVEAKIEGIFNDKIFFALKSDLLESIMQNKDIYKLQTTLEDQILKQLQTFGIETIANELKNNQEFFTNLEYSLNLYEKEQEEQIKDLKDLILQIEQNEKNTKELLEKNNAKLQSLKTLKAELLNAK from the coding sequence TTGTCGCTCAAAGAGACAAATAATCCTAGCCCCCAAGAAAAGGGGGCTTTTAAAACACTACTAAAACAAATTTGGCAAAATCATAGCGTATATCTTGATATAAATACTCTTTTTGATGAAAGTTTGGTTGATACTCAAAAAGCAGCAATCATTTTAAGCACTAATCTTGATAATTATGAAAGATTTAGTGCTTTAAATGAATTTAAAAATTTAATGAAAAGTTTAAATTTACGCTTAGATCTTTATAGCATACAATATGCTCAAGTTTGTTTTATTAATGCTTTAAATTTAGGAATTTTAGACAAAAATGAGCTTTTAAAGGCTTTAGAAAAACTTCAAAAAATTACTGATAATACTTTAGTTTATACTTTTGTGTCTAATCAAATAGTTATCCAAAAAGATTATAAACAAGAAGTTAAAAATTCTCATCAAACATTAGATTATATTAATCAAAACTTGCAAGAACTTTGTGAAGATGTAAAAGTTCAAAAACTTTTACAAGATGCTTTGCTTAAATTCAGTAATATTGATTTTTCAATCGCAGTAACTGGAGTGGTAAATGCTGGAAAATCAAGTATGCTAAATGCACTTTTAAAAAAAGATTTTTTAGGTGTTTCTAATGTCCCAGAAACTGCAAACTTAACTATTTTAAAATATGGTCAAAATCAAAGAGCAAAGATTTATTTTTGGGATAATCAAGAATGGCAAAATATTTTAATAAGCTCTAAAGACAATCAAGATATGCAAGAACTTATAAAACAATTAGAGCAAAATTTTAACCTAAATGAGTATATTGAAAAAGAAAATAAAAATATAGAAATAAATTTTGATGAATTAAAAAACTACACTAGTGCAAAAAATAAAATTTCAGCATTAATTAAAAAAATAGAACTTTTTTCAACACTTGATTTTTTAAAAGATAATGTTTATATAGTTGATACTCCAGGACTTGATGATGTTATTATTCAAAGAGAGCTTTTAACAAAGGATTTTATTAAAAAGGCTGATTTTTTAATCCATCTTATGAATGCTTCTCAAAGTCTTAGTCAAAAAGATTGTGATTTTATTATAGAATGCTTGCTAACTTCAAGAGTAAGTAAGCTTTTAATCGTTCTTACTAAGGCTGATTTGCTTAGCCAAAAAGATTTACAAGAAGTAATTGGCTATACTAAAAATAAACTCAAAAATACTCTAATGCAAAAACAATTAAACCAAGAATTATTAGATAGTGTAAATTTTGTGTGTATTTCTTCGAAATTAGCTAATGATTTTTATCAAAATAAAGGTGGCAATTTAGAACAAAGCAATATTTTAACACTACAAGAGCAAATAGCTAAAAGTTTATATAGTAAAAATAAAATTGCTTTAAATGCTTATAAAAAAGAATTATTATTGCATTTAGAAAAAATCGAAGAAAAAATCAATTTTTCTAATAAAATATTAAATTATGAAAATTTTGAACTTGATAAGCAAAATAAAACAATAATTGATGATTTTAAATCAAAAAAAGAAAAATTAAATCAAGTAAAAGCGGAATTAAATGCTATTTTTAATACAAAAAATGAAAATACTCAAGAAGTTTTAACACTTTTACATTTATTAGCTAAGAAGTTAAAAGAAAAACTCATAGATGAGTTGAAGTATAATCAAAATAATAAAATCAAAAACAATACTCAAAGATTAAATACTATCATAGATACGACTTTAAAAGATGGTATTTTTGATCTTTTAAGAGAATTAAAATACCAAAGTGAATATAAAATTAGCGAGATTAAAAATATATTAAGTATTAAATATGATTTTTTAAAAGATATTTTAGAGCAAAATTGTGATGATTTTAAAAGTAAGGTTGAAGCAAAAATAGAAGGTATTTTTAATGATAAGATTTTTTTTGCTTTAAAATCAGATCTTTTAGAAAGCATCATGCAAAATAAAGATATTTATAAATTACAAACTACATTGGAAGATCAAATTTTAAAACAACTACAAACTTTTGGTATAGAAACGATAGCAAATGAGCTAAAAAACAATCAAGAATTTTTTACAAATTTAGAGTATAGTTTAAATTTATATGAAAAAGAACAAGAAGAACAAATTAAAGACTTGAAAGATTTGATTTTACAAATAGAACAAAATGAAAAAAATACCAAAGAGCTTTTAGAAAAAAACAATGCAAAATTACAAAGCTTAAAGACTTTAAAAGCGGAGCTTTTAAATGCAAAGTGA